GCCAGTCCTGGCGGGTCACGACGCCCTCGACGAGTCCGGAGAGCAGCAGCGTGCCGACCAGACCGAGGGCGACGGTGACGAGCGCGCGGCCGTCCTCGGCGAGTGCCTGCGCGCGCGTCCGCTCCCCCGGTGCGATCCACGACCAGGCGATCCGGAGTCCCGCGGCCCCGGCGAGGAAGATCGAGTAGAGCTCGAGCTGGCCGTGCGGCGCGATCCAGACGAAGAAGTCGCCGAGGCGGCCCTCGGAGTGCATGATCGCCGCCGACACCCCGAGGTTGATCGCGTTCTGCCCGATCGAGTACGGCACGAAGAACCCGGTGATGCCGAACGCCACCATGCTCGCGGCGATGTACGCGTTGTTCGTCCACACCTGGGCGGTGAAGGCCCCGAGGCCGTGGTCGGAGTAGTACGCCTGGAAGTCCTGCGTGGCGTACCGGCGGAGGGACTCCGGAGTCCCGAAGGTCTCGAGCGCGCCGGGTGTCGTGCTGATCCACACCGCGACGACGGCCGCGACGACCGCGGTGGCGGCGGCGACCCAGAGCGTCAGCCACCGGATGCGGTACAGCGCGGCGGGGAGCTGGAGCACGAGGAAGCCGGTCAGCGCCGTGAGCGGGTCGACCGGGGTGCCGGTGAGCCGGAGCCGGGCGCGGAAGAGCGTCAGCGACAGCCGGTCCCCGGTCGCCGTGCGAGGGGAGGCGGCGCGGATGCGCGCGAGGTCGGTGGCGGCCGCCTGGTACCCGGCGACGAGCCGGTCGGCGTCGGCCCCGGTGCGGGGACGCGCGCGGGCGAGCTGGTCGAGTTCCTGCCAGCGGTCGCGGTGCACGGCCTCGTAGGCGTCCAGGTCCACGTCGTCTCCCCCGTCGTCTCGCCGTCCGGTGCTGTCCCACCGTTCGGTCCGTGCGACAGAATGATGCCATGCCGACGACGCGAGCGCCCCGCGACCTGGCCGACGCGCGGTACGTCCACGCGCTCGACGACACCGCGGACGAGCTCGTCGTCGGCGAGGCGGTCGCCCTCGACGTCCAGCCCGCCGGCATCGCGCTCCGCATCGCCGCTGGGCTGCTCGACGGGCTGTACCTCGTCGTCCTGTACCTGATGCTGCTGCTCGGGATGTCCCGGCTGTGGCCGAACGGCCTCGACCCGGCGTGGGGAGCCGCCCTGTCGAT
The Curtobacterium citreum genome window above contains:
- a CDS encoding stage II sporulation protein M produces the protein MDLDAYEAVHRDRWQELDQLARARPRTGADADRLVAGYQAAATDLARIRAASPRTATGDRLSLTLFRARLRLTGTPVDPLTALTGFLVLQLPAALYRIRWLTLWVAAATAVVAAVVAVWISTTPGALETFGTPESLRRYATQDFQAYYSDHGLGAFTAQVWTNNAYIAASMVAFGITGFFVPYSIGQNAINLGVSAAIMHSEGRLGDFFVWIAPHGQLELYSIFLAGAAGLRIAWSWIAPGERTRAQALAEDGRALVTVALGLVGTLLLSGLVEGVVTRQDWPWPVKIGIGTVALAAVLWYQWVLGGRAYRAGQRGDVEEFERGATALVAG